One part of the Streptococcus sp. oral taxon 431 genome encodes these proteins:
- the uvrB gene encoding excinuclease ABC subunit UvrB, translating into MINRITDNKFKLVSKYQPSGDQPQAIEQLVDNIEGGEKAQILMGATGTGKTYTMSQVISKINKPTLVIAHNKTLAGQLYGEFKEFFPENAVEYFVSYYDYYQPEAYVPSSDTYIEKDSSVNDEIDKLRHSATSALLERNDVIVVASVSCIYGLGSPKEYADSVVSLRPGLEISRDKLLNDLVDIQFERNDIDFQRGRFRVRGDVVEIFPASRDEHAFRVEFFGDEIDRIREVEALTGQVLGEVDHLAIFPATHFVTNDDHMEVAIAKIEAELEEQLAIFEKEGKLLEAQRLKQRTEYDIEMLREMGYTNGVENYSRHMDGRSEGEPPYTLLDFFPDDFLIMIDESHMTMGQIKGMYNGDRSRKEMLVNYGFRLPSALDNRPLRREEFESHVHQIVYVSATPGDYEMEQTDTVIEQIIRPTGLLDPEVEVRPTMGQIDDLLGEINARVEKNERTFITTLTKKMAEDLTDYFKEMGIKVKYMHSDIKTLERTEIIRDLRLGVFDVLVGINLLREGIDIPEVSLVAILDADKEGFLRNERGLIQTIGRAARNSEGHVIMYADTMTQSMQKAIDETARRRKIQMAYNEEHGIVPQTIKKEIRDLISVTKTVAKEEDKEVDINSLNKQERKELVKKLEKQMQEAVEVLDFELAAQIRDMMLEVKALG; encoded by the coding sequence ATGATCAATAGAATTACAGACAACAAATTTAAACTCGTATCTAAATACCAACCGTCTGGGGATCAACCGCAGGCTATTGAGCAGTTGGTAGATAACATTGAGGGTGGAGAAAAGGCCCAAATCCTGATGGGGGCGACTGGTACAGGAAAGACCTATACCATGAGCCAGGTGATTTCTAAAATTAATAAACCAACCCTAGTCATCGCCCACAATAAGACGCTAGCAGGCCAGCTCTATGGGGAGTTTAAGGAATTTTTCCCTGAAAATGCAGTTGAGTACTTCGTATCTTACTATGATTACTACCAGCCGGAAGCTTATGTTCCATCGAGCGATACCTACATCGAAAAAGATAGTTCAGTCAACGATGAGATTGATAAACTTCGTCACTCCGCGACTTCAGCACTCTTGGAGCGTAACGATGTCATCGTTGTAGCATCTGTATCTTGTATTTATGGTTTGGGTTCGCCTAAGGAATACGCTGATAGTGTCGTTAGTCTCCGTCCAGGTCTTGAGATTTCTCGAGATAAACTGCTCAATGACTTGGTTGATATTCAGTTCGAACGCAATGACATTGATTTTCAGCGTGGAAGATTCCGTGTTCGTGGAGATGTGGTGGAGATTTTCCCAGCCTCTCGTGATGAGCATGCCTTTCGCGTAGAGTTTTTCGGCGATGAGATCGATCGCATCCGTGAAGTCGAAGCTTTAACTGGTCAAGTTCTGGGCGAAGTGGATCATTTGGCTATTTTTCCAGCTACTCACTTTGTGACTAATGATGACCACATGGAAGTAGCTATTGCTAAGATCGAGGCCGAGTTGGAGGAGCAGTTAGCTATCTTTGAGAAGGAAGGCAAACTCCTCGAAGCGCAACGCTTGAAACAACGGACAGAGTACGATATCGAGATGCTACGTGAGATGGGTTATACCAATGGTGTCGAAAACTACTCACGTCACATGGATGGACGAAGCGAAGGAGAGCCACCGTACACCCTTCTTGATTTCTTCCCGGATGATTTTTTGATTATGATAGATGAGAGTCACATGACTATGGGGCAAATCAAAGGAATGTATAATGGAGACCGTTCACGTAAGGAAATGTTGGTTAACTACGGTTTCCGTTTGCCGTCTGCCTTGGACAACCGTCCCCTCCGTCGTGAAGAGTTTGAAAGTCATGTCCACCAAATTGTCTACGTTTCAGCGACACCTGGTGATTACGAGATGGAACAAACGGACACCGTGATTGAGCAAATCATTCGTCCAACAGGTCTTTTGGATCCTGAGGTAGAAGTGCGTCCAACCATGGGACAGATTGATGACCTCCTGGGGGAAATCAATGCCCGAGTTGAAAAGAACGAGCGTACCTTTATTACAACCTTGACCAAGAAAATGGCAGAAGACTTGACAGACTACTTCAAGGAAATGGGGATCAAGGTCAAGTACATGCACTCGGATATCAAGACTTTAGAGCGGACAGAGATTATCCGAGATTTACGATTAGGAGTCTTTGATGTCTTGGTTGGAATCAATCTCCTTCGTGAAGGGATTGACATTCCTGAAGTAAGTCTGGTTGCTATTCTCGATGCTGACAAGGAAGGCTTCCTCCGAAATGAACGTGGTCTTATTCAGACCATTGGACGTGCAGCTCGTAATAGTGAAGGGCATGTCATCATGTATGCTGATACTATGACTCAGTCTATGCAAAAAGCCATTGATGAAACAGCTCGTCGTCGTAAAATTCAGATGGCCTATAATGAAGAACATGGCATTGTCCCACAAACTATTAAGAAGGAAATCCGAGACCTTATCTCTGTCACAAAAACTGTGGCTAAAGAAGAGGACAAGGAAGTCGATATCAATAGCCTCAATAAACAAGAACGCAAAGAACTAGTCAAGAAACTGGAAAAACAAATGCAAGAAGCCGTCGAAGTGCTTGACTTTGAGTTGGCAGCGCAAATACGTGATATGATGTTGGAAGTCAAGGCGTTGGGTTAG